The genomic stretch CTTCAAATCTGCAGTGATTTTATGAATATGTAATGCTATATATCCAACTTCGTTTTCTGGTATAGAAATATTTAATGCCCTTTCCATTATTTTAGCAATATCATATGCTATTTTGTATTCATAAATAATTTTATCTTTTAGTACTGATAAAATGTTGTTTTCTATGCATTGTCTTTTTTTTACCCTATTTATTACACCCTTTAAATGGATAACTAACCTCTTGTAGTCAAAGGAATCCCCTTCGATTTTAATTCCCAGCTTATGTTCTAAATATTGATGGATTTTATTAATCATTTTGGATTGTTCTAAAGCTTCCCTTTTATTTTCACTTAATCCACCTACAAAATGTAAAGCTAAAAAACCAATTTCCCCTTCTGGAATCTCTATATCTAATCGCTTTTGGAGTAGGTTTACTACCTTTGCAGCAGTATCATACTCTTCTGGGTATAACAATTTAATTTCATATAAGAAGGGATTAATGATTTCTATACCCTCTTTTAGCCTTTTTATAGCAAAATTGATATGATCTAATAATGCTATGTTTAAAGAATTAGCCCCTTCCCCTTTTTGTTCCAAATCTTTAAGAATAACCCGATTAATTTCGTTATATATTTCAATGATTTTCGGGTCTACTGTATCAAAAAAAGCTTCATATTCATCTTTTTTCAAACCCTCGGTAGATACAAATTGCTGTTCTACATCACTTAAGTAGACTACATCTCCAGATTTTTTGCCAAAACCTATCCCTTTGCCAATAAATACATATTTACTCCCTTTATCTTCTACTAAAACAACATTATTGCTTAATGTTTTAGATATGATGTATTTACCCATATTTTTCCTCCACATTTCTTTTAAATTTTTCCATTTCTTCCTTTATATTTGGGGGTAAATATTTACCATAAACCTCTATTATTACCGGGCCGGTATAATTTATTTTTTCCAATTCTTCAAAGAGATTATTAAAATCAAAAGACCCATGGCCAGGAAAAATTCCCATATCCCTGCCATTAACATCACTAATATGGACATTTACTAAACTTTCTGCCATTACCTTTAAAATATCTTTTGAATCTAATAAACTCTTAACTCCCTGTTTATTATCATAGGTAAAATAAAGGCCCTCTACTTTTTCTTTTAGATACTGAAGAAACTGAAGA from Anaerobranca gottschalkii DSM 13577 encodes the following:
- a CDS encoding PRD domain-containing protein — translated: MGKYIISKTLSNNVVLVEDKGSKYVFIGKGIGFGKKSGDVVYLSDVEQQFVSTEGLKKDEYEAFFDTVDPKIIEIYNEINRVILKDLEQKGEGANSLNIALLDHINFAIKRLKEGIEIINPFLYEIKLLYPEEYDTAAKVVNLLQKRLDIEIPEGEIGFLALHFVGGLSENKREALEQSKMINKIHQYLEHKLGIKIEGDSFDYKRLVIHLKGVINRVKKRQCIENNILSVLKDKIIYEYKIAYDIAKIMERALNISIPENEVGYIALHIHKITADLKREK